In one window of Cupriavidus necator N-1 DNA:
- a CDS encoding Hsp20/alpha crystallin family protein → MSDFFFGNDPFSEFDRMQRQMANLFGGFSTSLRSGRFGAFPPLNIGATDDSIEIVVFAPGIKTDQLEVSIDKGLLTISGERAQVQPEGEAEVRPYAQERFFGSFRRVIELPQSADPDKVQARYTNGCLSISVGKREASRPRAITVS, encoded by the coding sequence ATGAGTGACTTCTTTTTCGGGAACGACCCGTTCAGTGAATTCGACCGGATGCAACGGCAGATGGCGAATCTCTTCGGCGGGTTTTCAACCAGCCTGCGCTCCGGGCGTTTCGGGGCGTTCCCCCCGCTGAATATCGGCGCGACCGATGACTCGATCGAGATCGTGGTGTTCGCGCCCGGCATCAAGACGGACCAGCTCGAGGTATCGATCGACAAGGGCCTGCTGACCATCAGCGGCGAGCGTGCCCAGGTGCAGCCGGAGGGCGAAGCCGAGGTACGGCCCTATGCGCAGGAGCGCTTCTTCGGCAGCTTCCGCCGCGTGATCGAGTTGCCGCAGTCGGCCGATCCGGACAAGGTGCAGGCACGCTATACCAACGGCTGCCTCTCGATCAGCGTAGGCAAGCGCGAAGCGTCGCGTCCGCGCGCCATCACCGTCAGCTAA
- a CDS encoding potassium transporter Kup: MTQSATTSHYFVESPSTRALIMGAIGVVFGDIGTSPLYALKECFSQEHGIPFSADAVLGIISMLFWAMIIVVSLKYVMFVMRADNDGEGGVLALMALALRTAAPRSRMARLLMMLGIFGACMFYGDAVITPAISVLSAVEGLEIAAPGLSQFVIPITLVILCALFLIQRSGTHAVGKLFGPIMVAWFLALGALGLLHLVKAPGILLAVSPHYAISFLMEHSLQAFVVLGSVFLVLTGAEALYADMGHFGARPIRYGWFALVMPCLMLNYFGQGAMLLNNPANISNPFYLMVPDMLQLPMVLLATAATVIASQAVISGAFSLTSQAIQLGFVPRMRIRYTSAAEIGQIYLPVINWILLVLVVIVVVAFKKSENLAAAYGIAVTTTMVITTFLAAVVMRNVWKWHPVLVTLIGLSFLLVDLAFFSANLLKIAEGGWFPLLMGGTAFFLLMTWHSGRKLLRARSLEDGIPLEPFIAGLLAHPPHRVEGTAVFLTGNTDSVPVSLLHNLKHNRVLHERVVFLTFVTRDIPYVDDNQRVSSKDLGGGVFILKSEYGFKETPDVQRVLDLADHKLGMHFELMETSFFIARESVIPSKLPGMPMWRESLFAWMHQNGAKPSDFFQIPANRVVELGTKVEI, encoded by the coding sequence ATGACCCAATCCGCAACAACCAGTCATTATTTTGTCGAAAGCCCCAGTACGCGGGCGCTGATCATGGGAGCGATCGGTGTCGTCTTCGGGGATATCGGCACCAGCCCGCTTTACGCGCTCAAGGAGTGCTTCAGCCAGGAACACGGCATTCCCTTCAGCGCTGATGCCGTGCTTGGCATCATCTCGATGCTGTTCTGGGCGATGATCATCGTCGTTTCGCTCAAGTACGTGATGTTCGTGATGCGCGCTGATAACGACGGCGAGGGCGGCGTGCTGGCCCTGATGGCGCTGGCGCTGCGCACAGCGGCACCGCGCTCGCGTATGGCGCGCCTGCTGATGATGCTGGGCATCTTTGGTGCCTGCATGTTCTATGGCGATGCGGTCATTACGCCGGCAATCTCAGTGCTGTCGGCGGTGGAAGGGCTGGAGATCGCCGCGCCGGGCCTGTCGCAATTCGTCATTCCGATCACGCTGGTCATCCTGTGTGCGCTGTTCCTCATCCAGCGCAGCGGCACGCATGCCGTGGGCAAGTTGTTCGGCCCGATCATGGTTGCGTGGTTCCTCGCGCTTGGTGCGCTGGGGCTGCTGCACCTGGTGAAGGCGCCGGGCATCCTTCTTGCGGTCAGCCCGCACTATGCGATCAGCTTCCTGATGGAGCATTCGCTGCAGGCCTTCGTCGTGCTGGGTTCGGTGTTCCTGGTGCTGACCGGTGCCGAGGCCCTGTACGCGGACATGGGCCACTTCGGCGCGCGCCCGATCCGGTATGGGTGGTTCGCGCTGGTGATGCCCTGCCTGATGCTCAACTATTTTGGCCAGGGCGCGATGTTGCTGAACAATCCGGCAAACATCTCCAATCCCTTCTACCTGATGGTGCCGGACATGCTGCAGCTGCCGATGGTGCTGCTGGCGACCGCCGCCACTGTGATTGCTTCGCAGGCCGTGATCTCGGGAGCCTTCTCGCTGACCAGCCAGGCGATCCAGCTTGGCTTCGTGCCGCGCATGCGCATCCGCTATACCTCTGCAGCAGAAATCGGCCAGATCTACCTGCCGGTGATCAACTGGATCCTGCTGGTACTGGTGGTGATCGTGGTGGTGGCGTTCAAGAAGTCTGAGAACCTGGCGGCTGCCTACGGTATTGCCGTCACGACGACCATGGTGATCACGACCTTCCTGGCGGCCGTCGTGATGCGTAATGTCTGGAAGTGGCATCCGGTGCTGGTCACGCTGATCGGCCTGTCATTCCTGCTAGTCGACCTGGCGTTCTTCTCGGCCAACCTGCTGAAGATCGCCGAAGGCGGCTGGTTCCCGCTGTTGATGGGCGGTACGGCCTTCTTCCTGCTGATGACCTGGCACAGCGGCCGCAAGCTGCTGCGCGCGCGCAGCCTGGAAGACGGCATCCCGCTCGAGCCCTTTATCGCCGGGCTGCTGGCGCACCCGCCGCACCGGGTCGAGGGCACCGCGGTGTTCCTGACCGGCAATACCGACTCCGTGCCGGTATCGCTGCTGCACAACCTGAAGCACAACCGCGTGCTGCATGAGCGCGTGGTGTTCCTGACCTTCGTCACGCGCGATATCCCCTACGTGGACGACAACCAGCGCGTGAGCAGCAAGGACCTCGGCGGCGGCGTCTTTATCCTGAAGTCCGAATACGGCTTCAAGGAAACGCCAGATGTGCAGAGGGTGCTGGACCTGGCCGACCACAAGCTTGGCATGCACTTCGAGCTGATGGAGACCTCGTTCTTCATCGCGCGCGAATCGGTGATTCCGTCCAAGCTGCCGGGCATGCCGATGTGGCGCGAGAGCCTGTTCGCCTGGATGCACCAGAACGGCGCCAAGCCGTCGGACTTCTTCCAGATCCCGGCCAACCGGGTGGTGGAGCTGGGCACCAAGGTCGAGATCTGA
- a CDS encoding alpha/beta fold hydrolase has protein sequence MAAAARGCRQAVPAPRGPDMPMFKQQLRLCTSRDGVRLAYAITGSGAPLVKAANWMSHLEFDVGSPVWSHMITALSATHTLIRYDERGCGLSDRDIEDLSFDAWLRDLETIVDATGVDHFPLLGISQGASIAVAYAVAHPERVSHLVLHGGYARGRLKRDHLSQRLLEEAELMNKLAELGWGQENPAFRQFFTTQFIPGGTAEQHAWFNELERVSTSPLNAARFMRVFNEIDVVALLPQVSCPTLVLHAVRDARVPFDEGRLIASEIPGARFVPLESGNHLLLETEPAWLRWLDEVRAFLPAGEPVRDPAFTALTRRERDIVELIAQGRDNAQIAAHLDLCEKTVRNHITSIFAKLEVENRAQAIVLARKAGFDRAGA, from the coding sequence ATGGCAGCCGCGGCCCGCGGCTGCCGGCAGGCCGTCCCAGCACCGCGCGGCCCCGACATGCCGATGTTCAAGCAGCAGCTCCGCCTGTGCACCAGCCGTGACGGCGTTCGCCTTGCGTACGCCATCACGGGCAGCGGCGCGCCGCTGGTCAAGGCGGCCAACTGGATGAGCCACCTGGAGTTCGACGTCGGCAGCCCGGTGTGGAGCCACATGATCACGGCGCTGTCTGCCACGCATACGCTGATCCGCTATGACGAGCGCGGCTGCGGGCTCTCTGACCGGGATATCGAGGACCTGTCCTTCGACGCGTGGCTGCGCGACCTGGAAACCATCGTCGACGCCACCGGGGTGGACCATTTTCCGTTGCTGGGCATCTCGCAGGGCGCGTCGATTGCCGTCGCCTACGCGGTCGCGCATCCCGAGCGGGTCAGCCATCTGGTGCTGCACGGTGGCTACGCGCGGGGGCGCCTGAAGCGCGACCACCTGAGCCAGCGCCTGCTGGAAGAGGCCGAGCTGATGAACAAGCTCGCCGAGCTTGGCTGGGGCCAGGAGAATCCGGCTTTCCGCCAGTTCTTCACCACCCAGTTCATCCCCGGCGGCACGGCCGAGCAGCATGCATGGTTCAATGAACTGGAGCGGGTCTCGACCTCGCCGCTGAATGCCGCACGCTTCATGCGCGTCTTCAATGAGATCGACGTGGTGGCGCTGCTGCCCCAGGTATCGTGCCCGACACTGGTGCTGCACGCGGTGCGCGATGCGCGCGTGCCGTTCGACGAAGGGCGCCTGATCGCCAGCGAGATTCCCGGCGCGCGCTTCGTGCCGCTGGAAAGCGGCAATCACCTGTTGCTGGAAACCGAGCCCGCATGGCTGCGCTGGCTGGACGAGGTGCGCGCCTTCCTGCCGGCTGGGGAGCCAGTGCGCGACCCGGCCTTCACCGCGCTGACACGGCGCGAGCGCGATATCGTCGAACTGATCGCGCAGGGCCGCGACAACGCCCAGATCGCCGCGCATCTTGACCTGTGTGAAAAGACCGTGCGCAACCACATCACCAGCATTTTCGCCAAGCTGGAAGTGGAGAACCGCGCGCAGGCCATCGTGCTGGCGCGCAAGGCCGGCTTCGATCGCGCCGGCGCCTGA
- a CDS encoding ArnT family glycosyltransferase, translating into MPQRPNRSAAVRRLDAARAGDPGHAARIAGMPALTVALVALAFALVWFGTLGVRHLLGPDEGRYAEIAREMLSTGDWVTIRYNALKYFEKPPFHMWVTALSYALFGVGEWQARLCVALAGMAGLGMSMLAAARWFGARAGLLTGLVLASAPMWNVAAHFNTLDMTLSGVMACVLACMLVAQHPGTTPAARRNWMLACWAAMGVAVLTKGLIGLALPGLVLVSYTCVTRDLALWRRLHVPAGIVVMLLVAVPWYWLVARRNPEFLRFFFIHEHWQRYTSTVHARKGALWYFVPLVIGGFLPWLGLVPGMVRAVRQRAGVADASSSRPFQPALMAALWAASIFVFFSLSGSKLPGYILPVFPALGMLAGAALVQTGERAWRRQLRAMLVVGAIGLLASPYVATLDSNNTPNALYRAYAVWAALAFALVMLSAVAGLWLQRRHGPMASITAYAFGMLLAFSTALLGHETIGRSASGIDMVAPIARVLEPGMPLYGVGMLDHTLPFYLHHPLTMVARADELTFGTEQEPQKWLPTVDAFIDAWLHGPRAVALLSPQTFAELSARVPMHVVARDWRRVAVANFPIAGAR; encoded by the coding sequence ATGCCTCAACGTCCCAATCGCTCTGCCGCAGTGCGCAGGCTTGACGCCGCCCGGGCCGGCGACCCCGGCCATGCCGCACGCATCGCCGGCATGCCCGCCCTGACGGTGGCGCTGGTGGCGCTGGCGTTCGCGCTGGTCTGGTTCGGCACGCTGGGCGTGCGCCACCTGCTCGGCCCCGACGAAGGCCGCTATGCCGAGATCGCGCGTGAGATGCTGAGCACCGGCGACTGGGTCACCATCCGCTACAACGCGCTGAAGTACTTCGAGAAACCGCCCTTCCATATGTGGGTGACGGCACTGTCGTACGCGCTGTTCGGCGTCGGCGAATGGCAGGCAAGGCTGTGCGTGGCGCTGGCCGGCATGGCCGGGCTGGGCATGTCGATGCTGGCCGCGGCACGCTGGTTCGGCGCGCGCGCCGGACTGTTGACGGGTCTGGTGCTGGCGTCCGCACCGATGTGGAACGTCGCCGCGCATTTCAATACGCTGGACATGACGCTGTCCGGCGTCATGGCCTGCGTGCTGGCGTGCATGCTGGTGGCCCAGCATCCGGGCACAACGCCCGCCGCGCGCCGCAACTGGATGCTGGCGTGCTGGGCCGCGATGGGCGTGGCCGTGCTGACCAAGGGGCTGATCGGCCTGGCGCTGCCCGGCCTGGTGCTGGTGAGCTACACCTGCGTGACGCGCGACCTGGCACTGTGGCGAAGGCTGCATGTGCCGGCCGGCATCGTGGTGATGCTGCTGGTAGCGGTGCCGTGGTACTGGCTGGTGGCGCGGCGCAACCCGGAATTCCTGCGCTTTTTCTTTATCCACGAGCACTGGCAGCGCTATACCTCGACCGTGCATGCGCGCAAGGGTGCGCTGTGGTACTTCGTGCCGCTGGTGATCGGTGGCTTCCTGCCATGGCTGGGGCTGGTGCCCGGCATGGTGCGCGCCGTCCGGCAACGTGCCGGCGTCGCCGACGCAAGCAGTTCGCGGCCGTTCCAGCCTGCCCTGATGGCGGCGCTGTGGGCCGCGTCGATTTTCGTCTTCTTCAGCCTGTCCGGATCCAAGCTCCCCGGCTATATCCTGCCGGTGTTCCCGGCGCTTGGGATGCTGGCGGGTGCGGCGCTGGTGCAGACCGGCGAGCGTGCCTGGCGCCGACAGTTGCGGGCGATGCTGGTCGTCGGCGCGATCGGGCTGCTGGCCAGCCCCTACGTGGCCACGCTCGATTCCAACAACACGCCCAACGCGCTGTACCGCGCCTATGCCGTGTGGGCGGCGTTGGCGTTCGCGCTGGTGATGCTGAGCGCCGTGGCGGGCCTGTGGCTGCAGCGCCGGCACGGGCCCATGGCCAGTATTACGGCCTATGCATTCGGGATGCTGCTGGCATTCTCCACCGCCCTGCTCGGCCACGAAACCATCGGCCGCTCGGCGTCGGGCATCGACATGGTGGCGCCGATCGCGCGCGTACTGGAGCCTGGCATGCCGCTCTATGGCGTCGGCATGCTGGACCATACGCTGCCGTTCTACCTGCACCATCCGCTCACCATGGTAGCGCGAGCCGACGAACTAACCTTCGGCACCGAACAGGAGCCGCAGAAATGGCTGCCCACCGTCGATGCCTTCATCGATGCCTGGCTGCACGGTCCGCGCGCCGTCGCGCTGCTGTCGCCGCAGACCTTTGCCGAGCTGAGTGCACGCGTGCCGATGCATGTGGTCGCGCGCGACTGGCGGCGCGTGGCCGTCGCCAACTTCCCCATCGCTGGCGCGCGCTAG
- a CDS encoding bifunctional UDP-4-keto-pentose/UDP-xylose synthase yields the protein MQGKKILILGVNGFIGHHLTRRILETTPWEVYGMDMSSDRLGDLVDHPRMHFFEGDITINKEWIEYNIRKCDVVLPLVAIATPATYVRQPLRVFELDFEANLPIVRAAVKYGKHLVFPSTSEVYGMCSDEEFDPEASPLVYGPINKPRWIYACSKQLMDRVIHAYGMEQGLNYTLFRPFNWIGAGLDSIFESKEGSSRVVTQFLGHIVRGEPIKLVDGGAQQRAFADIADGIDALMRIIENPNGVASGKIYNIGNPGNIHSVRELAEMMLKMAADYPEYADEARKTQIIETSSGDFYGKGYQDVQHRVPKIDNTIEELGWKPGISMEAALRRIFEAYRTHVTDARTLVNQG from the coding sequence ATGCAAGGCAAGAAAATACTGATCCTCGGCGTCAACGGCTTCATCGGCCACCACCTGACGCGCCGCATCCTGGAAACCACGCCGTGGGAGGTCTACGGCATGGACATGTCGTCGGACCGCCTCGGCGACCTCGTCGACCATCCGCGCATGCACTTCTTCGAGGGTGACATCACCATCAACAAGGAGTGGATCGAGTACAACATCCGCAAGTGCGACGTGGTACTGCCGCTGGTGGCCATCGCCACCCCGGCCACCTACGTGCGCCAGCCGCTGCGCGTGTTCGAGCTGGACTTCGAGGCCAACCTGCCGATCGTGCGCGCCGCGGTCAAGTACGGCAAGCACCTGGTGTTCCCGTCGACCTCCGAGGTCTACGGCATGTGCAGCGACGAAGAGTTCGACCCCGAGGCCTCGCCGCTGGTCTACGGCCCGATCAACAAGCCGCGCTGGATCTACGCCTGCTCCAAGCAGCTGATGGACCGCGTGATCCACGCCTACGGCATGGAGCAAGGCCTGAACTACACCCTGTTCCGTCCGTTCAACTGGATCGGCGCCGGGCTGGATTCGATCTTCGAATCGAAGGAAGGCTCGTCGCGCGTGGTGACGCAGTTCCTCGGCCATATCGTGCGCGGCGAGCCGATCAAGCTGGTCGACGGCGGCGCCCAGCAGCGCGCCTTTGCCGATATCGCCGACGGCATCGACGCGCTGATGCGCATCATCGAGAACCCCAACGGCGTGGCCAGCGGCAAGATCTACAACATCGGCAACCCGGGCAATATCCACTCGGTGCGCGAGCTGGCCGAGATGATGCTGAAGATGGCCGCCGACTATCCGGAATACGCCGACGAAGCGCGCAAGACGCAGATCATCGAGACCTCCTCGGGCGACTTCTATGGCAAGGGCTACCAGGACGTGCAGCACCGCGTGCCGAAGATCGACAACACCATCGAAGAACTGGGCTGGAAGCCCGGGATCAGCATGGAAGCGGCGCTGCGCCGCATCTTCGAGGCGTATCGCACGCACGTGACGGACGCAAGGACGTTGGTGAACCAGGGGTGA
- a CDS encoding ABC transporter ATP-binding protein, producing MTSQGTPILQAQQLTRRFGGLTAVAGVDLSLELHEIHAVIGTNGAGKSTLINMLSGELPPSSGRLHLKGEDVTGWSQPRLARHGVGRSYQRNNIFLPLTVRENCRLAAQSRAQRAWRLWESAQGCRTSATLADEALERAGLAPLADRLASDLAHGQKRQLEVAMCLATQPVALLLDEPLAGMGAEESARMLALLRGLREGHAILLVEHDMDAVFSVADRITVMVNGAVIATGSPEAIRTNHEVQVAYLGEEESEAA from the coding sequence ATGACATCGCAAGGAACCCCGATCCTGCAGGCGCAGCAACTGACCCGGCGCTTCGGCGGCCTGACCGCCGTGGCGGGCGTCGACCTGTCGCTGGAGTTGCATGAGATCCATGCCGTGATCGGCACCAACGGCGCGGGCAAGTCCACGCTGATCAATATGCTGTCTGGCGAACTGCCGCCGTCGTCCGGCCGCCTGCACCTGAAGGGCGAGGACGTGACCGGCTGGTCGCAGCCGCGGCTGGCGCGCCATGGGGTCGGGCGCAGCTACCAGCGCAACAATATCTTCCTGCCGCTGACGGTGCGCGAAAACTGCCGGCTCGCCGCGCAATCGCGCGCGCAGCGCGCGTGGCGGCTGTGGGAAAGCGCCCAGGGCTGCCGCACCAGCGCCACGCTGGCCGACGAGGCCCTGGAGCGGGCCGGCCTGGCACCGCTGGCGGACCGGCTCGCCAGCGACCTGGCGCATGGCCAGAAGCGCCAGCTGGAGGTGGCGATGTGCCTGGCCACGCAGCCGGTCGCATTGCTGCTGGACGAGCCGCTGGCCGGCATGGGCGCGGAAGAGTCGGCGCGGATGCTGGCGCTGCTGCGCGGCCTGCGCGAGGGCCACGCCATCCTGCTGGTCGAGCATGACATGGACGCGGTGTTCTCGGTCGCCGACCGCATCACCGTGATGGTCAACGGCGCCGTGATTGCCACTGGCAGCCCCGAGGCGATCCGGACCAACCACGAGGTCCAGGTCGCTTACCTGGGCGAGGAAGAGAGCGAGGCCGCATGA
- a CDS encoding Hsp20/alpha crystallin family protein, with protein sequence MNDSKQVVQRDQNTSGQGERGAVAQRREEIQTMTLVPAVDIYETSAGVTLWADLPGVPRENLEVNVHDSSLRIEGEAVVPTPASLRVQHAEIRQPRYARTFTLSPDLDASRIEANLQDGVLKLTIPRREEARPRRIEVSVG encoded by the coding sequence ATGAACGATTCGAAGCAGGTCGTCCAGCGCGACCAGAACACAAGCGGCCAAGGCGAGCGGGGCGCCGTCGCGCAACGCCGCGAGGAAATCCAGACCATGACGCTGGTGCCCGCGGTCGATATCTACGAAACCTCAGCAGGAGTCACGCTGTGGGCGGATCTGCCCGGCGTGCCGCGCGAGAACCTCGAGGTCAACGTCCACGACAGCAGCCTGCGCATCGAAGGCGAAGCCGTCGTGCCGACGCCCGCGAGCCTGCGCGTGCAGCATGCCGAGATTCGGCAGCCGCGCTATGCACGTACGTTTACGCTCAGCCCGGATCTTGACGCCTCGCGCATCGAGGCCAACTTGCAGGACGGCGTGCTGAAGCTGACGATCCCGCGCAGGGAAGAGGCGCGGCCGCGGCGGATTGAAGTGTCGGTCGGCTGA
- a CDS encoding response regulator: MRILIVEDAPMLGDGLRRGLQLLDYAVDWFSTGAEADHALGVVHYDAVVLDLGLPGEDGMSLLARWRARGCRIPVIVLTARDAIDSRIGGLDAGADDYLVKPIALDELAARLRAVTRRAAGLSSPVWKHGALEFHPAARQAYWQGQPVELTSREAMLLELLLAHPNRLLTRDFLRDKLYDWQGGIESNALEVHIHHLRRKIHPKIVRTFRGAGYTLGAAEDCI; encoded by the coding sequence ATGAGAATCCTGATCGTTGAAGACGCCCCGATGCTGGGCGACGGGCTTCGCCGCGGCCTGCAACTGCTGGACTATGCGGTCGACTGGTTCAGCACCGGCGCTGAAGCCGACCATGCACTCGGCGTGGTCCACTACGATGCCGTGGTGCTGGACCTGGGCCTGCCAGGGGAAGACGGCATGTCGCTGCTCGCGCGCTGGCGTGCGCGCGGCTGCCGCATCCCGGTGATTGTGCTGACCGCGCGCGATGCGATCGACAGCCGCATCGGCGGCCTTGACGCCGGCGCCGACGACTACCTGGTCAAGCCGATCGCGCTCGATGAGCTGGCGGCACGGCTGCGTGCCGTCACCCGCCGCGCCGCGGGCCTGTCGTCGCCAGTGTGGAAGCACGGCGCGCTGGAATTCCACCCGGCCGCGCGCCAGGCGTACTGGCAGGGCCAGCCGGTGGAACTGACCAGCCGCGAAGCCATGTTGCTGGAGCTGCTGCTGGCGCACCCCAACCGGCTGCTGACGCGCGACTTCCTGCGCGACAAGCTTTATGACTGGCAGGGCGGCATCGAGAGCAACGCACTGGAGGTGCATATCCACCACCTGCGCCGCAAGATTCATCCGAAGATCGTGCGCACCTTCCGCGGCGCGGGCTACACGCTGGGCGCGGCGGAGGATTGCATATGA
- a CDS encoding ABC transporter ATP-binding protein encodes MNAPMIEATGINAWYGSSHVLRDVDFTVGVGETVGLLGRNGMGKSTLLRTLLGHVRQRQGQIRVAGRDVSRAQPFEVARLGVAYVPEGRGIFPSLSVRENLLMAARKGCNGRNDWDEARVLDLFPRLKERLSHGGQQLSGGEQQMLSIGRALMTNPDCLVLDEATEGLAPRIVREIWAVIATVRGTGIASVVVDRNFRSVLAHADRAVVLEKGRVVMSGPASDLAGKPEALDRYLGV; translated from the coding sequence ATGAATGCCCCGATGATCGAAGCCACCGGCATCAACGCCTGGTATGGCTCCAGCCACGTGCTGCGCGACGTCGACTTCACCGTGGGCGTGGGCGAAACGGTCGGGCTGCTGGGCCGCAACGGCATGGGCAAGAGCACGCTGCTGCGCACGCTGCTGGGCCATGTGCGCCAGCGCCAGGGGCAGATCCGCGTGGCTGGCCGCGACGTCTCGCGCGCGCAGCCGTTCGAGGTGGCGCGCCTGGGCGTGGCCTACGTGCCGGAGGGCCGCGGCATTTTCCCCAGCCTGTCGGTGCGTGAAAACCTGCTGATGGCCGCGCGCAAGGGCTGCAACGGCCGCAACGACTGGGACGAGGCGCGCGTGCTCGACTTGTTCCCGCGGCTGAAGGAACGCCTGTCCCATGGCGGCCAGCAGTTGTCCGGCGGCGAGCAGCAGATGCTGTCCATCGGCCGCGCGCTGATGACCAATCCCGACTGCCTGGTGCTGGACGAGGCCACCGAAGGGCTGGCCCCGCGCATCGTGCGCGAGATCTGGGCGGTCATCGCCACCGTGCGCGGCACCGGCATCGCCTCGGTCGTGGTCGACCGCAATTTCCGCTCGGTGCTGGCCCACGCCGACCGCGCCGTGGTGCTGGAAAAGGGCCGGGTGGTGATGTCTGGCCCCGCGTCGGATCTTGCCGGCAAGCCCGAAGCGCTGGACCGCTATCTGGGCGTTTGA
- a CDS encoding branched-chain amino acid ABC transporter permease: MNPTTLPARRHSLRNATLATGLGWLVAFAVLAALPLLLTADSNKFYIELLSKVMIMAIFALSLQLLIGYTGLVSLGHAAYFAMAAYATAILAPQAGPGNGWLLLAGALAASALLALVVGALVLRTRGVYFIMVTLAFAQMVYFVFHDTKIAGGSDGTYIYFRPEFPVPGEHLLTVNDPTHFYWMVWIGLVLTVAVLALVLRSRFGHALVGIRHNEQRMRAAGYATYRYQLGAFVAGGLLAGLAGFLYAIQFGFVNPEIASWHQSGNAMLMVILGGVGSLAGAVLGAFSFVLLAEWFSTLTKHWQLLMGGFIIVAVALLPRGLVSLPSVLRHGRRGRRNGDAGTGTDEAAGAADSRREGRRNTEAA; the protein is encoded by the coding sequence ATGAACCCGACGACATTGCCGGCGCGCCGGCACTCCTTGCGCAATGCCACGCTGGCCACCGGGCTGGGCTGGCTGGTGGCGTTCGCGGTGCTGGCGGCACTGCCGCTGCTGCTGACCGCGGACAGCAACAAGTTCTACATCGAGCTGCTCAGCAAGGTGATGATCATGGCGATCTTCGCGCTGTCGCTGCAGCTGCTGATCGGCTACACCGGGCTGGTCAGCCTGGGCCATGCCGCGTACTTCGCCATGGCGGCGTATGCCACCGCAATCCTGGCGCCGCAGGCCGGCCCGGGCAACGGCTGGCTGCTGCTGGCGGGTGCGCTGGCGGCGTCCGCGCTGCTGGCGCTGGTGGTGGGGGCGCTGGTGCTGCGCACCCGCGGCGTGTATTTCATCATGGTCACGCTGGCGTTCGCGCAGATGGTGTATTTCGTCTTCCATGACACCAAGATCGCGGGCGGCAGCGACGGCACCTATATCTACTTCCGGCCGGAATTCCCGGTGCCTGGCGAGCACCTGCTGACGGTCAACGATCCCACGCATTTCTACTGGATGGTATGGATCGGGCTGGTGCTGACGGTAGCGGTGCTGGCGCTGGTGCTGCGCTCGCGCTTCGGGCACGCGCTGGTCGGCATCCGCCACAACGAGCAGCGCATGCGCGCGGCCGGCTATGCCACCTACCGCTACCAGCTTGGCGCCTTTGTCGCGGGCGGGCTGCTGGCGGGGCTGGCCGGGTTTCTGTATGCGATCCAGTTTGGCTTCGTCAATCCGGAGATCGCGTCGTGGCACCAGTCCGGCAACGCCATGCTGATGGTGATCCTGGGAGGCGTGGGCAGCCTGGCCGGCGCGGTGCTGGGCGCGTTCTCGTTCGTGCTGCTGGCCGAGTGGTTCAGCACCCTGACCAAGCACTGGCAGCTGCTGATGGGCGGCTTCATCATCGTCGCGGTGGCACTGCTGCCGCGCGGACTGGTCAGCCTGCCGTCGGTGTTGCGGCACGGTCGCCGCGGACGCCGCAATGGCGATGCCGGCACCGGCACGGATGAGGCCGCGGGCGCCGCGGACAGCCGCCGTGAAGGACGCCGCAATACGGAGGCCGCATGA